Below is a genomic region from Patagioenas fasciata isolate bPatFas1 chromosome 5, bPatFas1.hap1, whole genome shotgun sequence.
ACCTTGGTGAGGCCCCTGCTCTCCTCTTCTGCAGGGTGCAGAATTACACCACAAGAGGGTAACATCAAGGAAAATACTGCAGAAAATGTATTCATCTGGCTGCTCAAGGAATCCCTCAGCCATTGTCCCAGGGCATTAAGCAGTGGAAAGGGTTCAACAGGCTGGGGCCAGCGTGTCCATCGTTGTGTCACTGCTGAATGTCATGTTGTCTGCCGGCTCCTCAAAGACCCTCCGGAAGGCGACCTGGGGGGACACCAAGGAGCAATGCCTCTGGCAGCTCCCCACTGAGAAGTAGATGAAGGGGTTGATGCTGCTGTTGATGCAGGCGAGCAGGAAAACAACCTGGGAGGGCACAAAGGTGTAGCTGAACTGCTGCAGGAAATTCCAGATGCTGAGGGGAAGagcgaagaggaggaagaagaggacggTGAGGAAGATAACGATGTAGAGCCTCTTGGGTTGGTGCTGCTGGGAGCTACACTGGACCTTAATGAGGAGGATTGTGCTGGAAATGACCATGGGTGGTGCAAAGACGAGGAAGTTGAGGATGTACATGGAGATGAGAGCCATGCGGCAGTGCTCGTGGTCATACAACAGGCACAGAGAGGTCACTGCAGCAATGACAGTgatggagagggaccagagcagGACACACACCGTGACTGACAAGCGCTGGGGATGGCGGATGCTGTAGCAGAAGATGGACATGCATCTCTCAATGCTGATGGCTGTGAGGAGATACAGGGCCGTGTTGTAGGAGAACAGCGAGAACAGGAAAAGTGACCTCTTGTACTTCAAGGACAAAAGAGTGGAGCAGGAGACGTTCTCTGTCATGTAGAGGAGGGATGAAGTGAGCATGGAGAGGAGGAAGACGAAGTCAGCAATGGCCAGGTTGAAGATGTAGACGGTGATGGGGTTCCTGCGGATGCGGAAGCCGAGGAACCAGAGGGCGGCCCCGTTCCCCAGCAGCCCGCAGAGGCAGATGAGCGCCGTGACACCGTCTATGGCCATGTCGGTGACGTCCATCCTGCATGGGTTGTCTCCATCGGTGGTCAGCGTGGGTGCTGTGGGATTTGGCGACATGTGGTTCGCCTCCATGGCGGGATGCTGGGCGAGCAGTGGGATGTGGCCCCTGGCTGTGGTCAGAGTGGACATGGAGTTAGCGGCTTGGAGAAGCTGGTGCTGAGCCACGTGGCCCCTCagccagccccctgagctgggaAGTCACCAGTGGAGGGCAAGCAggatgtgctggggaggggagaagtggaCATGGTGGCGGGGGAGACGGAGATGGGAGGGGAGGCAGAGGGAGGTTCACCAGGAGATGCGGAAGGCAAGTGGGGAGAGGACCTGGGGAGAGGGTGGGGGGAACGTAGCTGCTGGCAGTGGATGCTGGAGGAGAGGAAGGTGCGGTGGGGATGAAGAAGAACGTCGCACTTACCTGTTAGCGCTGCTGAAGCAGAAGGCAAGGGCTGGCACTCCAGCTGGGCTCAAGCGGATCAGCGTCAGTGTCTTGGCTTCTCACACTTCCATGTCCTGAAGCAGATCCTCCCAGGACAGTTGAATGAAGAAAAATGCCCCCAGGTCACCAGGATGTCCCTGCTCTCGTCCCACCAGCTCCTCTCTGCGCCCCGTCCCCAGCGCAGTGGGGTCGCACGGGAGTTGGGAACGGTTTTGTAACCGCAGCTACGTCAGAGCTCCGCTTCCTTGTTTTTATTTATCTTAATCTTTTCTTTTTGCCAGACAGGAAGTGGCTTTTGCCAGAAGCTCCACAAGCAGCATTTTGTGAATGGTTCTTCATGTATTCCTGATTGGAAACACTCATCTCCGGTCAATGACCCGCTCCCTGACTGCCTTCCATTTCCTGGAAGTTTTCTGCTGTTCTTAGTTTCTTCTCTGCCCATCTCAGGGCTTCCCGGACCTCAACATCCCCAAACCTCAGCATCCGCAAAGCTCAGCATCCGCAAAGCTCAGCATCCCCAAACCTCAGCATCCCTGGATCTCAACATCCCCAAACCTCAGCATCCACAAACCTCAGCATCCCTGGACCTCAGCATCCTTGGACATTAGCATCCCTGGACCTCAGCATCCTTGGACATCAGCATCCTCTGATTTCAGCATCCCCGGACCTCAGCATCCCCAAACCTCACCATCCCCAGGGGGGCATCTCTCCTCCATCATCACAGCGCGATGCCGGTGATGCTGGTGGTACTGGTGGTACTGGTGGTGCTGCACACAGGGAGGGCAGCTGAGAACACCCCTTTCTTTTCAACTCAGTACAAGGAGTTAATAAagaaatggccttttttttttcttatttccagtGAAGTGAAGCAGACAGAGATATTAGTCTGGGCATGATAGGAACCTGTTTTCTgcctccttgttttgttttgttatagggaaaagaagaaagcaatttACTCTTATTTAACCTCTTCCACAGAAATGGCACCGTCTGTCCCATCGCTGCCAGCAGTGGGAAGGGTGATTCATCTGAAGACGGGACAGCCCTGCCTGGTTCCTTCAGAAAGGGGAATTTTCCTTGTCATAAACTTCTTGCCGTGAAGGACAGCTCAGTGTGGAAAAGCACATACCGTAATTAGCCTTTCACAGAGTTCCCAAAAGACAGCACCGTTAAATCTGAATATCACAACCTGCGACTGTGTTTAATGTGCTTTTACACCTCAGAGAAAAATCCTTTACATAAAACAACAAACCTTCTCATTTTGTGCAATTGAAGTCAGTTTCATTTTCTGAGCTTGAGGGAACGGTTCCCTCCTCTCGCGACTTAGAGGGTTTGGATTTTTCTTGCCACCCCTGTGCAAATGCTTAAGGATCCATGCCATTTCTTTTCAATCACGGCTGTGCCATGCATGTGAACTAAAGGATTATTAGCCAAAAAAAACAGCAGGGGAGGAGCCATCCAGGAGCCTCCGTTATTGCTCTCGTATCAGAAAGCACCTTCTCTCTTACCAACGCAGACGCCGGTGCTTGCAGGGGCAGAGATGCCTTGTTTGCACTGACCGGTAAGAAGATTTTGCAGCTGACGTAGAGTTTTTTTCCCAGATGTCTATTTTTATCTGAGGAAAACAGGCTTGCAGCGGGCAGCATCACCCCTTGGTTGGCACTGAAGGGTTTTCAGCTTTTGCCTGAGATCGGTTCGTGCTACATCGCTGCAAATGGACCAGGAGCACCCCAAGGTTTTCTCAGCCGGTACAGCTCACAACTCCCCATCAATTCCTGCCCAGCGCTTGGGGCTCCTCGTGGCAGAGGGTTCACATGGTCACCCCGTCAAGATTCACACCCTGGGGGAAGCCCAAACAGAAGCAGAATTGTATTTGGATAAGTTTAAGTGAGAAAAACGCCCGGGAAGTGAGAGCTGTTGGGATGCAGTCGTGCCATTCGCGGCTATGGGTGCTGCGATGGGTCTTtaccaggaggaggaggatggatggtgAAGGAcaccctgcagctgcaggagccGGGAGGCACCACCTGAGTGCCGATTCACATCGCCTGAAGATGGATTAAAGAAGCACAGGGTCATTATTTCCCCCTGGTCCATGGAAATCTGACTGAAGAGAAGCTTTGGAAGCAACAGGGAGATGGAGCTGCAGAGTGACTGCATCGCATTTAACACAGCCTGTTACTGGGATGGAACATTTTTAGCTCATCCTAACATGGCTTTAGCACTAAAAAGATATTTTTGGGTTGATTTTTGCAGCCTGGTTTGGAAACGTCccactggatggggctctgagcaacctgatctaggtgaagatgtccctgctcatggaagGGGTGGCGCTGGATGGGCTTtgacggtcccttccaaccctaaataTTCTATAACTCTGTGTTTTTAAGGCTCTATGATTGCCCGTGGTCCTGCAGCCGGTGACTGttcccagccagcccagcacattTTTCCATCGGGTGGGGGTTTCCCGAAGGATCCGTCCCATCCCACTCTCCAGGACCGGAGCAGATCCTGGGAATGTGCCCAGGGGGAGTTCGGAGCAACCCGGCTCAAAGTGCTTGTGGTCGGGAGGACATTTGGGGCAAAGGCGGCGAGAGAGCTGGATGCAGCCGCGGTAATTATTGCAAGCTTCGTCAGCGGGTTATTCACTTGGACACTCTAAAGCTCATCATCTTGAATTTATCTTAGGCTACTTAATTAATCCTGGGTCAAAGGATTTCTCTTTGTTATCAACCATCTATTTTTGTTATAACCCTGTTAGAATAGTTTATAATTTTGCTCTAATTTCCTGTAATTGCGCTGGTTCTTTTCGATTGCTGGGTGGGTTGTAAGAGGATGGGAAATCAGCGTCTGTGCTCGAGCCCtcgcagcagctgcaggcagaggaatGCTGATTAATTAACTGCAGCTCGCCCATATGTTCCTGTGGTTTGGTGATTTGTCCAGCTGGCCCTGGATACGGCAGAGACAGTAAGAGGCTCTCTCcagctctgctttctgctttttaaaaccaaattattattatttattatttcctgGAATCATAGTGATCTAGAAGGGGGTATGAGGCACATCAGATACTCCAGGCTTAATTAAAAACTGCTTGTTTCTGAATATTGCCGCTTTCACCCCGCTTTTACCATAGAGAGAACAAACTTAAACATCTAAAATGATGCCAAAAAGGTGCCTTTAGAGACAGTGACATGAGGGAACctgtcacctttgtccccagcgcgACTGTCACCATGTTGGTGGGGGTTATTAACCCACCCAACCAGGTGTGCAACCGCTGGACAGGAGGTGGCTTCCCCAAGAGCAGCTGTCAACATTATTTATCACATTAATACAAATAACAACTATTTATTATTGACTTCTTGCTTAATTTTTGtacttttatttgtatttgttgtttatatttattatttgctCATTATGAATTATTTATTGTTTATAATGTATTGTTTACTATTTATCCACTTATTCACTATTTATGATTTGACTCGAtaatcttgagggtttcttccaatgaaaatgattctatgattctgtgattctttgattctatgattctatctaccATCTACAATTTATTATTTACCATCTACAGCTTATCATTTAGTGCCATATATTATTTActctttgttatttatttatcacGTTAAGATCATTTAACATGTAGCAAATCTGCGATGTTatttacaaacaactggaaaacgTAGCCAAATAGCTGCCAGCTGCACTTACACTTATGAGTCCTACTACTCTCTCCTTTAATGTAATTTTCTGTTGAACCTTCCTTTAAATAGGAGGCCCAGAGCCTGGAGGCTGCTGAGATGCTCTCCCAGCCACCTGCAtctccttccccttgctctgggtgtATCTGATGATTTCTCCTGAGCTATTTGTTTGAATTTGCTGTACAGCAGACAAGGAAGCGAGACAGATCTGCCTGACCCCAAAAGGGATGTGAAGGGATGGAGCCGCTGCCATGAGAAGGCTCCTGTCCTGCAGAGGTCACCTATGAGGAATGGTCCCCCCCCAGGACTCACGTTGTGTCCTGCAGCCTCAGCCAGGGTGGGACGTTTGTGTCACCCCTGGGCATGGTGACCTGATGTGTCACACCATCCTGCTGCCCTCCCCATGACACAGGGtgattgtagaatcacagaatcattttggctggaaaaacccctcgagatcatccagtccaaccattcccccacccctggcactgccccatgtcctgagaacctcatgtccgtctgtccaaccccccagggatggtgactccagcactgccctgggcagccggttccaatgccccacagccctttggggaagaaattgttccccagatccaacctcaacctcccctggtgcaacttgaggctgtttcccctCATCatttgttcctggggagcagagcccgacccccctggctccaagctcctttcaggcagttcagagatcagaaggtctcccctcagctcctgttctccagctgaacccccaggtcccttagcTGCTCCCATCACTCtagtgctccagcccctcaccagtatGGATGAtggaggtgtccaactcagctcTTACAAGCGGGGATGTGACAACTGAGCATCATTTCCCTAGGCTGGTGGAAAGCTGGGGGGCTTTTGTATGGCAGCGAGTTCACGGAAACCACGACACATCTCAGGGACATCACAGCTGGgcacagaagagaagcagcaaaggagaaggaagatgATCATTTCGGGCTCAACACAACAGGTTTGCCAAGAGGAAGCATTTGTAGCAACCAGCAGATGGGCCTGCAATGCCTTTCCCGTGAGGGTGACTCTTTGGCAATCCTCTTCCGCTGCTCTCAGAAGTGATGACCAAGCCTTGGCACATCTACGTGCCCACGGCCACCCGCTCCTGAGCAGAAATCCAGGACTGTGGTCCCAGAGCCCATTTGGCCTCTAGCAGAGGAAGAGTCAGGGTGCCGGATCCCTTGGAGGAACCTCATCATGGAGTTACCTTGTTCCTGGTGGCCGGATCTCTTCTGGGAGGGTTTTGGCGAGGCAGCTTTGTAGAATTTCATGTGCAGGTCTGCCAGAGAGGACAGgagtctgcagctctgggaccccGAGGCCGTGCAAGGACCTGCCCTCCCTGGACACCCCGTGCTCGGTGAGAGGGGTCGGGATCTCACCTCCACTCCTGTCTCTGGGACACGCTGCTCTGCTCTTCTGTGGTTTTTCCATTCCCCCAGTCACCTCCTCAGCCCTTTTCAGTCTTTAGAGACCAAACAGCTCTGcatcccttttctttctccttccactCCTCTTCCAGCTCACT
It encodes:
- the LOC136101967 gene encoding mas-related G-protein coupled receptor member H-like, which codes for MEANHMSPNPTAPTLTTDGDNPCRMDVTDMAIDGVTALICLCGLLGNGAALWFLGFRIRRNPITVYIFNLAIADFVFLLSMLTSSLLYMTENVSCSTLLSLKYKRSLFLFSLFSYNTALYLLTAISIERCMSIFCYSIRHPQRLSVTVCVLLWSLSITVIAAVTSLCLLYDHEHCRMALISMYILNFLVFAPPMVISSTILLIKVQCSSQQHQPKRLYIVIFLTVLFFLLFALPLSIWNFLQQFSYTFVPSQVVFLLACINSSINPFIYFSVGSCQRHCSLVSPQVAFRRVFEEPADNMTFSSDTTMDTLAPAC